Proteins encoded by one window of Nocardioides euryhalodurans:
- the serB gene encoding phosphoserine phosphatase SerB yields the protein MDHEAPKTLLITLSGKDRPGVTSAIFTTLSGAGVEVLDIEQIVLRRRLILGVLVRAPRDWKKLRAAVEETAAALDMGVDVDRGVGDNLARSQGRSHVTVIGTPLKAGHMAAVAGRIADSGANIDRIERMARYPVTAIDLHVSGADPDRLRALLAAEAATQGIDVAVQPANLMRRGMRLIVLDVDSTLVQGEVIEMLAEHAGQAEEVARVTEQAMAGELDFEESLRSRVALLEGVPATALDQVYDDLVLAPGARTMVRVLRRLGYRFALVSGGFSQITDRLAEALGIHYSHANELEIVDGRLTGRIVGDVVDRAGKATALRRFADAVGVPAEAVIAIGDGANDLDMLAAAGLGIAYNAKQVVQEAADTSVNVPYLDAIMYLLGISREEIEAADEEAGFTTPAPPL from the coding sequence ATGGACCACGAAGCCCCGAAGACCCTCCTCATCACGCTGAGCGGCAAGGACCGGCCCGGTGTGACGTCCGCGATCTTCACCACCCTCAGTGGCGCCGGCGTCGAGGTCCTCGACATCGAGCAGATCGTGCTGCGCCGCCGGCTGATCCTCGGCGTCCTGGTCCGCGCGCCGCGCGACTGGAAGAAGCTGCGCGCCGCGGTCGAGGAGACCGCGGCCGCCCTCGACATGGGGGTCGACGTCGACCGCGGCGTCGGTGACAACCTGGCCCGCTCGCAGGGGCGATCGCACGTGACCGTGATCGGCACCCCCCTCAAGGCGGGCCACATGGCAGCCGTGGCGGGCCGGATCGCCGACAGCGGCGCCAACATCGACCGCATCGAGCGGATGGCCCGCTACCCGGTCACCGCCATCGACCTGCACGTCTCGGGTGCCGACCCCGACCGGCTCCGGGCCCTGCTCGCGGCCGAGGCGGCCACCCAGGGCATCGACGTGGCCGTCCAGCCCGCGAACCTGATGCGACGCGGGATGCGGTTGATCGTGCTCGACGTCGACTCCACGCTCGTGCAGGGCGAGGTCATCGAGATGCTCGCCGAGCACGCCGGGCAGGCCGAGGAGGTGGCCCGGGTCACCGAGCAGGCGATGGCGGGCGAGCTCGACTTCGAGGAGTCGCTGCGGTCGCGGGTCGCGCTCCTCGAGGGAGTGCCGGCCACCGCCCTCGACCAGGTGTACGACGACCTCGTGCTCGCCCCCGGGGCGCGGACCATGGTCCGGGTGCTGCGTCGCCTCGGCTACCGCTTCGCGCTGGTGTCGGGGGGCTTCTCGCAGATCACCGACCGGCTGGCCGAGGCGCTGGGCATCCACTACTCCCACGCCAACGAGCTCGAGATCGTCGACGGCCGGCTCACCGGCCGCATCGTGGGCGACGTGGTCGACCGGGCGGGCAAGGCGACCGCCCTGCGCCGCTTCGCCGACGCCGTCGGCGTACCGGCCGAGGCCGTGATCGCGATCGGCGACGGCGCCAACGACCTCGACATGCTCGCCGCGGCCGGACTCGGCATCGCCTACAACGCCAAGCAGGTCGTCCAGGAAGCGGCGGACACCTCGGTCAACGTCCCGTACCTCGACGCGATCATGTACCTCCTCGGGATCTCCCGCGAGGAGATCGAGGCCGCCGACGAGGAGGCAGGCTTCACCACCCCGGCTCCCCCGCTCTGA